In Vicia villosa cultivar HV-30 ecotype Madison, WI linkage group LG7, Vvil1.0, whole genome shotgun sequence, the DNA window aagtacaccacaatattctttcaacaaaatggcgccgttgccggggattgttgtttagatattgcaagcattgcaatagtttgttttgtattgagtcttataattaatatcttgtttctaaatttattttccttgtgtttgttaatttgcttggttagtttttcagattacagtttatgcgaggacgtgtacctgcagatcaactcctttttgatcctgagattgagaggactgctcgtagagagaatagcaaaactcgtaagaggagacaactagctagggaaagaagacaacaacaagaggcatcttcttcttcaactccggttgaaaacttagttgagggagaaatggcaggagagatccctaatgttccagctcgagggccttgtgttaatagccctcgactcaatgcacaatttgctcgtgatcaagccaatggaagaaactccgagatgaagacggggttacttcaattattataccaaaatccgttcacaggggcagatcacgaggatctatttactcatctaacaaagttctacgagatcgccggaacaattggtgctccggaagaccaagaagaacaggtgttcaggagactttttcctcattccttaattggaaaagctaaggaatggtaccttgatcaaccaaataatgtcatgacaaattggaacgagttagaagagaagttcttggatcggttctttcctcacaataggttcatggaagcgaaaacttctattgcggtgttctctcaaggttcgaatgaatctctcaatgaagcatgggagaggttcaagtccatggttagaaagtgcaaaggtcatgggtttgatgaattgtctcaaatccatatctttagaaatggactccaacctcaaccaaaaactcttttagatgctaccgcgggtggttcgttgatgtcaaaaactgctgcagaagcgattgctatcattgatagaatggctttgaatgatcatcaagggcaacacaaccgtagtgcattgcaaagaaaaccgggagttcttgaattgaatactagtgatgcaatacttgctcaaaacaagttattgacacaacaagtagaattgctcactcaacaaatgtcaaaactccctcaacaaatcaaagagataaatgggagcccctctaaaaatcaacatgtgatgtgttgtgaattgtgtaggggtgaccatcaaacaggtttttgtcctccaccgggtgaagaggtgaattatgtgtctaatcctaatcaaggatatggtgggagacaacaacaacaaccttacaacaataaccaaggttaccaacaaagaggtaatcaaggttatcaacaaggatggaggccggaagcgggcccatcgaatcgtcaaaatccttatcaaggcggttacaatcaacaacctcaacaaacaaagctttcaatcgaggacactcttagccaattcatgcaattgcaaattgcaagccaaaagagtacggatgccgcaataaagaaccttgaaactcaagtcgggcaattgtcaaagcaacttgccgatcaaaacaaaggtccttttccggctactacacaagaaaatcctcgtgagcattgtaagtcaattctaactcgtagcggtagaaatattgatatgggtgtaggagagatagttgaggaggaaattgttgagagtgaaaaagatagggtgattgaagtagaaaaaaatgttgagggtgatttagttgaaaatgagaaagagaaagaattagtggaaaaagaaactcttgagaaagttgtagaaaaagagagaaaaaaattgagtgtgagtgaaaagggaaagaagaaggtggatgattctatacaagtgaagaaattaccttaccctcccggtccgtcaaagaaagaagatgcaaagcactatgctcggttcttggacatttttagcaagttgcaaatcaatgttcctttttccgaagcattagagcaaatgccgatgtatgcaaaattcatcaaatacatcatcactaagaagagaagattcttggatccggaggtagtaacggtgagctcttgttgtaatgcgttaattcaacgcactactccgataaaatcaaatgatcctgggcgggtaaccttaccggtgtctattggaaatgtccacataggcaaaggtttggtagataccggttctagcattaatttgatccctctgtcaatggtgagaagattaggaatcaatgatttgaaaccgacaagaatgacgttatcattagcagataaatccacagctcatcctcatggagttgcggaatacttgcttgtcaaggttgacaaattttggtatcctgttgattttatcgtcatagacatggaagaagatcctgagattccattgatcttaggaaggccttttatgaagacggcccgaatgatgatagatattgatgatggcttaatgaaattaaggtaccaagatgaagaattatgtcttgatctctttgaagccatcaagcatccgagtgatgatgatgattgttttagaatcgatgctaccgaaagggctattatgaaagtggagaatcaaatgcacttgtcgaatcctcttgagaagactttaatggaagctcttgaagttctcaccaaagatcaagagaaagaaattgaagattgcttgagaaatttagaggcttgtgatgagatgaatccatttgaaactcaaattgaagagttgaaggatgaacctaaagttgaagagcaaaaggtggagttgaatgtgttaccatctcacttgaaatacgtgtttctcggtgacaattctactaagccggttatcattaataatggtttgtctagcaaggaagagcatcgattgaaggaagtattgataaagaatcaagaagcaataggatgggttttatccgacttgaagggtattagtccggcctattgtatgcataagattatgttagaagatgattttcggcccgtagcacaacctcaaaggcgattgaatccaaccatgaaagaagttgttagaaaagaggttgtgaagttattagaggcggggatgatttatcccatctccgatagcgaatgggtgagcccggtgcatgtggttcctaagaagggtggattgacggttgtgagaaatgagaagaacgagttgattccttcgagatcGGTTgggcggttgggcggtttaagcaattattgatagcgcgcttagcgggctgcaccgcgctaagcgcggtctgcgaaactttgtttatttgtttatgggccagatcacttttgaatgtatgtagagatattttagagagaaccaagagcataattgactgtagcaaacatagagttgaagattggaagccttgatcatcgattaatcgcctttgatgcttgttgatcttcatcctttccttcttatgcaagctaccattctcatggatagctaaatcccttttgtatcaagataagatgtaatcttcctaaccttttgtatgtttttcttgtgaatatatgtgtatgaacaagtgatgatcaatatagatggtttagtttgtttattaaagcttttctttggtataaatgtttgagacatcaatgtttgtatctagacctaactcatcatctttcaaactataagttgcagacatggatttagagtttgatgtttactaagtatcggttttaaaacgttatttgtattgtttaacgatggagaaatcgtcggttaaacaatacggtaaatctaactatatcgttgcggacacggacgatataggtgtcgatacgtaattatattgatcgttagcaagttcataagcatctatttataaggaaacatacaaatttaggtcgatgaaatcgaatcttgatacattttctttaacttagaactttcattaatttactctttgctactaaagtgattgaatgatcttttgcaaacctaaaacaaaagtaacattaactcaagacaaaataggctatagaacggcggtgatatcgcaataatccctgtggatacgatataaacggaaagtacaccacaatattcTTTCAACATGGGTTGGCTTTTGTTCCTCTTAGGTGACATTTTTGTGGTATTGCTTCTCTATTTGTTTTTCGTCCTAGTCCGTAGACATAGTTGGTTAGGGGTTTAATTGTTCATTTCTAGCGCACTTAATTACTTTTTTATGTTTTGTAACTTTTAGTTTTTGTTACTTTTGTATATTCTATAACCTTTGTTTTCTGTTAGTTAATATATGGTTCATCctttgttataaaaaaaaaagaaaacatacAACACTAAAAGCGTTTTAGTGTTGAAATCAACTCAAAAATGTGTTATAGATTAACCCAAAATAGTAACTAGTCAACTAACAAACATATAAACATCAGTGGCGCAATTTAAAAAAATTCGCGTACAAGCATGCAACTAAATTGCTAAAAAGATTGGTGCGAATGATTGCAAGCATCAAAACTAAAGACGATCCTAAACGAAACTGAACCTTCTAAATCGGAGAATAAATCCAATCGCCAACATGAAAGCATATCCATTAACCAACATCTCTTGCATGATCAAAAAAAGCAATAACGaccatttcaacaaaaaaaaatagtcTCGGTTGTCTTGTTCGAAAGATTTCAAAAGGAGGAAGGAACGAGTAAAACCTAAATGCgatttgatgatgaagattcaAACTAATCATTATTGTTCGTTCAGAAAAACAAAATCGATAAAGTTTACAAATCTATAAAATCAATAATATAAACAACACACATTCGCTAAACAAAACCGATGCCGTGAGAGCCAAACCATCGTCAAAAGACGATGCAAGAATTAAATATATGTTAAAATTTGTACTACTAATTATTTCTTTTGTGCTTTGTAAAACTACAATTGAATATTTTTTGTAATGCATTTTTGCAACTTATACTTAATAATAATtggaatatttaaattatttaaaaataatatttatatttaacacATTAAATTCTATTtacacaaattaattaatttgtttataaataatatttcatTAAATGCATGGCACCTGATTTTATCATTGGAAAAAAGAGACTAGCTAGGGCGGTAGAAGCCCTCACGAGGGATAAACTTTACAAATTAAAAACCTTTTGGAGCATAAAAGAGGAATACTTTCCCTAATTGACAACGACAATGTAGGCCACAAAAGAGACCAAAAAAAGAACTTTATAGCAAAATGAACTGATTATGTGCTTTGGAAACAACAAAAAGAATTGACCCCTCAGGTGATGGCTATAAAATGATAGATTCTCAAACTCACCTTAGGCATAAAATATAATACTATAGTTAGAAAACATTGGAAAAACTTTAGAAAATGACAGGATTTGGCTCATCATGTGGAGCATGCAAGTTCCTAAGGAGAAAGTGTGCTAGTGATTGTGTTTTTGCTCCTTACTTCTCTTATGAACAAGCTTCAACCCATTTTTCAGCTGTGCATAAGGTTTATGGTGCTAGTAATGTCTCTAAACTATTGTCACATCTTCCTATTCAGAATAGAAGTGATGCTGCCATTACTATATCTTATGAAGCCTTGGCTCGCATGCAAGATCCTATTTATGGTTGTGTTGCTCATATCTATGCATTGCAACATCAGGTTAATTTCTATGTGATATGAACTTTTTTTATATTACATAAATACAACCTTTGTTGTCAAAACTAGTGCACTTGCGAACAACAATTTAAAATCATATTTATGATGATGCAAATCATTGTTATAAATTGTTGTTGCATGAATAAttgatattttgaaaaattatagTCAAATGAGGCTGATGCAAAATGTCACGGAAATTTTAAATGTGATCGGTTGGTGAAGAATTGAGACTAATACTGTGATTCTTTTAAGATTTTAAGTTCGAATTCCGTTAGATACAAATAATTTATATGTTGAGCCAatctatataaaataattttccaaCTTCAATTGAGACCCCGCAAATGGATGGtggaattgattaattgattATAACATCGTTGGATAGCGAGTTTTAGAAAAACCTtatattatagtttttttttcttcttataaacATTTGATATTTATACTTGTGTAGGTTGCAAGTTTACAAGAGGAGATAGATATTCTTGGAAGTCTAATGGAAACTTCTAATGTTAGTATTATGGATTGTGGAAATGTCCAAGCACCAATGAACTCAAACAATGGAACACAATATTACCCTAATCAATTGGCTAATTATCTTTCACAAGAAGAAGGTTCCACAACATGTCAAAGTTTTGAATCATACATGAATATGGATATGCAAATTCCTAGTGCACATGGAATGGATGAGCCTTTATATGGTGATTCCAATTCCAATCCATTAGAGAAGTTTCTATCAGGAATTGATCAAGAGGGTTTCCTGAACCATCCTTGGTTCAAGCATAATGCAGACATGTAGTATGTAGAACTAGTAGCTaggattattaattaattaagaagTTAATCGACTATATGTAGTGCTTAATTATTCTACTTAAGTGCTTATCCCTACTTTGTACAATGATTGCATGCAATGAAACTTATGTGATGTATGTTTTAAATTACAATATTAATCATATAACATGTGTTAGATTATGCCACTCCCACAATATTTTTTAGTGCAAAAGGTGTTACAGAAACATTCACTTACATAATATATAATGTGTTTAGTTTAAATATAAAATGTGTttagtttaaatataaaatatttgttgGTGATTGATGCATTTGAGTGAGAGAAGGAATGAGAGAATGAAAAGTAATTAAGAATTATTATTGTTGAAAATTGTAAAATCAAAttacaaatatataaataagcaaATGACTAAATCAGTCGTAACCTGGGTGAGCAGAGCGTATGATTTGGAAGGAGTTGACCGAATTCTACGCTAATAGGTTTGACCACGTGCTTTTCGTGTGACACGTAGGTTGAAGGCATACCAGTCAAGAGTGGGATGGCAATTGGACCTGGAGTGTGATTTAGGTCTGTTCGTTTACGAGTTGAAGATTGGGCTTGCTTGGCCCAGTTCagaaaaattatatattactTATGCAGTTTATTTTATTACTCTGGTCCTCAATTCTCATATTTTATCTACTATGATATGATGGCGGAAACACCAACGGATGATAACATTCCATATTGAATAAATTTTTGTAGGTATATGCAACTATTATTTCACTTAACAGTGAAATACAAATATCACTAAGCTAAAAACAAAGGTTCTCAATATTACACAACAACGagaaatgaaatattaacatcaAAATTTTGATGTCAAAGACAATGTCATTTAGTTTTTATATAGTGAGTGGTAGAAATAAACATATATTGTGGCCTAAGGTATTCATATATGTTGACAACTTCACAATATCTCACCATGATGATCAAATTGTAAGTAACTCGTttattttataaagaaataaTTTACTTTTCATTGTGAATATATTCAAAATATAAACTATGCTATTTAAAATTCTTATCAaagtaaatttaaattttatgaaCTTAATCATTAAAACATGTCAACGAGTTTATACTTTTCATATATTTCATGTTGTTTATCAAAAGTATGTGTACTCATTGTAATAACATTGTGAAAATGTATTCCGTCtttaattataagttttttttttttgtagtttttTCTTTGTCATTTGTTATTTGACTTTCTTTCAGTTTCAAGTGTTTTAATTTCCTTTAAACatattctaattatttttttttcatgctgaaataaatatttttatattaaacatTACTTATTTCTCTTTTATAATAGAATGACAATTTAGCAATTCTCaataaatatccaaaaaaaaacacgcaacaaataaaatacaaatctaCATAAATAATATGAGTAATTGTTCACTTAAATAAATCAGTATGAGTGCGGATATGGATACCTTAGTACCCACCTCGCTCCATAcccgtaatatatatatatatatatatatatatatatatatatatatatatatatatatatatatatatatatatatatatatatatatatatatatatatatataacatatcaagtgagagcatttttaaatgagagatgagagaaagaaatatcaaccattggattcaacAAGAGAGAATCTTAATACATTAACTAGTAACTAACCCGTGCGtgtgcacgggttctggtatgtgacgcgcatttgtttcagatatacattttttattagaaaaatatcTGATACCCGTTAAAaagtaataattgaatgtatagaaatatgtctagtacccgtgaaaaaataataattgaatgtatagaaaagtgtctggtatccgtgaaaaaataataattaaatgtatagaaaaatgtctggtactcgtgaacaaataataattgaatgtataaaaaaatgtctagtatccgtgaaaaaataataattaaatgtataaaaaaatgtctggtgcccgtaaaaaaaataataattgaatgcataaaaaaatgtctggtaccttaaaaaataataattaaatgtataaaaaaatgcctagtacccgtaaaaacatttagatcaagatattttctcttttcatatAATGTCATGCCTTAGAATTTATAAACTAAAATCaagatattttctatttattatcaaaatggttttatatgaataatatataGTTCAACATGAATAAGATATGAATGTTCTCCTgttaaaatcatttattttattttttaatacattaaaaaattatttttagatttttttagtaTTAGTGATATAAAAACTAACTAAAAAAAGAAATCATAAATACTGAGATTCACTAttaataaaatcataaattttaattaaacattATATTTTTGTTCCTATCATgacttttatattttcaaatacttttaaaaatggtcaataaatttcaaatttttttgcaTAGAGGAATATTTCCATCCAAATCTGGAATATTGTGAAATGGTGTCTATAGCTCAATTGTACACCAAAATTCAAAGAAACTAAAAATTCATGAGATCTGCAATGTATCCATCTCAGTATCAGACTGGACCGGGCTTATCAGATACATAtaatcttaaataaaaaaaattgtttttatatgaaattgaaatataaaaattgtattgtttaaataaaactattaaattgataaaaaaaagttcaaaagtagtatttatttatagaaaatgGTTTATTTATAGATCAAAAGTTATATTGTTCACACAAATTTTTATCTGGTTACCCGTACGTTCATacggtactggtgtgttaccTGTGAGTTCACACAGATTTTGACCTAATTACCCGTGCGTTTATACGATACTGATGTGTGACTCGTGTGTTCGCGACCCACGGGTACTGGTGTGGACCGGAGATACGTCACCAGTTTGTCATGaaaattcaaacaaattaaaaaaatcaaaatattattggaaaaaaagaaaaaatgagacAAATAAATATTCCAATAAAcacggtactggtgtgttacATGTGCATTCACACAGACTTTGACCTAGTTATCTGTGCGCTTACATGATAAtggtgtgttacccgtgcgttcgcacgggtactggtgtGGTTCGCGCATTTATcttcaaaaatataataaaaataaaatgaaaagaagaAAGACAAAATTATATAAGCAAAAcagtttattattataaaaaaaataataaatgagtacttataaaaaaaaattaagttgtgATACGAtcgaaatttgttttttattattgatcaacatcaaaattattaataaatataaaaatttaaaattgacaaaaaaacattaaatcattaaaatatttaaattaccaattagtttattatttattaccaatctgaaatattttttttatttattaattatgtataattgtatatgatttttctatttgttaagaaaatataaatacaatgaaCCATCGtatactttttcaaaaattttagAGAAATTAGACCAACCAACTACCCATATTTACTCTACTTTAGTGACAAACTTTATACCAAACCCCTAATGTTATAGCAGTAGAAATAAACAaagattatatttaatattttataatttttattatctttttaaaaagtaatagcaattaaacaaatttaaaatttaataaaaatctaatataTTATACTTATGTAATAAAGTATAATAGAGAATTATACTTCCGTCTCACCCACATAGAATTATAACATTTATTGTACATTTCTTAACCTTTCCACAATCCTTTTATtcttattcttaaaaatattacaaCATTTACTTTAAATTTGTGTCTAAAAATATAATAGAGAAACATTCCTACAtgcatgaattttattttaaaaatagaataagaaTAAATTAATCTCATTCGAATTAATCAGCATAAAAGAACAACAACATAATCCAAATATTCCAATTGTAAGCCAAAGCCATTTAAAtttatacattattttaaatatgtttacttttattttctttaatttcacCTTAGTTTAATAATAACCGtaatacaaaataatattaatattataccataaatataaaatttaatatcaattattatattttattgatttttttagtacatgaaatagaataaattttaaagatagttgtttttagaaagtagaataattgtaatttttttaaaatagatggaAAAAAATAACATTGATCCATTACAAAACATTTTTCTAATAGTTGTTTTTAGAAATATTGTTTCTATGAAGAAGACAAAACATCTCACAATTGGTGCTTAGTTGTGAGAAAGGAGGTTGAAGAGACAAATGATGGTTTTTAAAAGAAGTGGTGCGTATGGAAAGAAGGAAATACACATTTGCAAGCAAAGTAGACATTATAGCCTGTCACAACAGAGCTGATGGGATATCAAAATATATTGTGAAAATCGAAAAAGTggcaaagagaaaagaaagctGAAAGAAGGTAGAATaagaagaaataaaatagaataagaaATCTGTTCAAAAAGGTGTAATTTAAAAAATTGGTAATTCAAGAacaataaattttcttatatgatatatTAAAGTTAAAcaatagaataaatattaaaaaaacaagttttaaaaGATAAAATCTGAGATAGATttatataagttttattttttctatatatatttttttatttttttaggtgtataagtaaatgtttctatattaataaaaaaattaaattatatctaaagttaaaaataatttaaatttattaaaatattttattatttaaagatACTTATATAAGATTTCGTATAATATTTCGTTTTAATCGGCCAAAAAATGCAAGGAGACAATATATTCAAACTTATTTATTGTTACTTTATTGCAAAGAGCAAAGATAATAaagctaataataataattaaatgctaTTGCAATACTTTTTTTACAGGAACACGAACAGTAGAAGTggtaatataaatttaatattttgaaatatattaaaGGAATATATCAATGAGGAAATTATATGCCAAAACACAAGTTGGATAATGTTAGAACATCAAGCTCAAAACATTTCCATTCTGCATCTCATTCCACCCATCAACCCATTTCATTGGCCAGTAGAAAAAATCTGCTCTATTCTCTCATGTGAAGTAGGAAGAGTtttcaatatgaaaataaaatatttgtccTGCAAAAACAACATtacataaataaatgaaaaaaaacagAAACATTATTCGAGTCTGCAACTCACATTTTTTCTATCAAACCCTACTAACACAAGCATGAAGCAGAATCAGAAAAATGAACACATAGCAACAACTCACCTTCCTTTAATTTCAAATATGAATTTTTTGGTTCCATCTCATTGTAGTTTAGATCTGCAAAAATTAAgacaaaaaatattaatgaaatacaaaaagaattgttcaaaaaagtaataaatataatgGTTGAATCTTTAAAGCAAGAACACAAAACAgaaaacataacttaaaaatcataaaagtgaatgaaaaaatagagattgaaaagaaaatgaaagatttgaagaaagcattttttgaaaacataatTCAAATACATAGTAATAACTCACCTTCCTTCTATCAAATCCTGTTAACACAAACACAAATTAGAAAGATGAACACAGAacctgaaaaacaaaaaaataggaaAGTTAAAAACCAAATCGATCTTGTTAGATATCATAGATCTAAAAAAACATCACTGATAGTTGTCGCAGATCTAAAAAAAATCAATGATTTAACCGATCTAAAACGTCTTCCGCAGAAATTAAAGACAGAGGAAGGTGGAAGATGAAGATGggttagagaaataagaaagaTGGGAGACTTAGATAGGAAAGAGAGTTGTTTGAGATTTGAGGTAGTGAAATGAAAAGACTTGTTGAGTAGAGGAAACAATATATTTGTGTTTTCAAGAAAGAGAGAAACTGGAAAAGTTTTGGGTTTGTTCAAAAAAGCAGAGAAAGTGAAACACACGTAGCATAGGAAAAGGAAGTAGTAAAGGAGAGCAAATAAGACAGCCACGTGGCTCATTAAGAAAGCAAAGGGGCAAATTGGTATTTTCCAAAGCAttgaactttcttatattgtagatgaggctattaatttctctctcttgatgaatctaatgattgatatttatttctctcatctctcatttaaaaatgctcttacttgatatgctccatatatatatatatatatatatatatatatatatatatatatatatatatatatatatatatatatatatatatatatatatatatatatatatatatatatatatatatatatatatatatatatatatatatatatatatatatatgaacaactGAATCATCCATTTTAaagtaataaagaaaatatttattaaatcaaAATACGTACAAAATCAAAGTGAGTGTACCATTTTAAATTTAATTGGAAAGGGGTTTAATAAACTTTGAAGTTTAACATTcgctattaaattttttaataaaacaagtaaattTGTAAAAGTTCTTCTGAActcaaaataacaataatatttttaaattgaaaagatGTTCTAACTATTTTCCTGTTTCGGCATGCTTCACTAAAAATATCAATTTGAAATTTAAGGTCAgttaaaaatagcggttgactgataaactagctgatagcttatagcttatgactgatggttgatgactgatggcttatagcttatagtgGATGGTTGAGACGGATAGTTTATAAACTAATTCaaatgtttggtaaaattagcggtttaattaacttataaatctaaaatgagataaaatatatttaatatataattattttattttaaattaaaataaattataagggttaaaaatgaatcttaattaaaataataaaaataaaaaaaaataaaaaataataagctataagacataagctaaaatgctatttaaaatagcgtctgaaaaataagctataaactcgtgatgaaaagaccgttgtcaaacgggtctaaattatcatgaGTTTATAAGACATGAGACATATCTTACCAAACAGAGTCTTAATATTAGATAAGCCTCATATtacatttagttttttttaattttataattaaaaaattaaataa includes these proteins:
- the LOC131617576 gene encoding LOB domain-containing protein 33-like, with protein sequence MTGFGSSCGACKFLRRKCASDCVFAPYFSYEQASTHFSAVHKVYGASNVSKLLSHLPIQNRSDAAITISYEALARMQDPIYGCVAHIYALQHQVASLQEEIDILGSLMETSNVSIMDCGNVQAPMNSNNGTQYYPNQLANYLSQEEGSTTCQSFESYMNMDMQIPSAHGMDEPLYGDSNSNPLEKFLSGIDQEGFLNHPWFKHNADM